The DNA segment GATTGGTCGTGAGCGCTGATGCCACAGAATGAGCGGATCAGCCTCGCGCAGTTTGCGAGGCTTCCCGTAGTTGTTGCTGCGACTTCAGTCGCCGGTGGGGGGCCAGGCCGCGAACTTTCTATTCAGGCCGGCCACACCGAAATCAGCGTCTACACGAGAGGTTGCAGGCCGAAGGATCTATCGGCGCCGCAGCACGTGATTTGGCTGGATGCACTGATACTTATGCCGGATTGGTATGATCCCTGTCCCCTGCCTACCGCTCCCCGTCCGCCAGCCCGGGCGAGCGGCTGGGCCCGTACAGTCGGCGATACACCTCGGCGTTGCGGATCACCACCTTCACGTACTCGCGCGTCTCGGCGAAGGGGATCTTCTCGCGGAAGGCGTCCACGTCGCGGCCGTAGCCCAGCTCGCTCTTCCACCGGTCGGCGCGGCCGGGGCCCGCGTTGTACGCCGCCAGCGCCAGGTCGCGCGCGCCGCGGTAGCGCCGCAGCTGGTCGCGCAGGTAGCGCGCGCCCATCCGCAGGTTGATCTCGGGGACGGCCAGGAGCGAGGGATCGTAGCTCTTCACTCCCGCCGCCGGCGCCAGCCACGCCCCGGTGGACGGCATGATCTGCGACAATCCCGTCGCGCCCACCCACGAGCGCGCCTCGTGGTTGAACGACGATTCCTGCCGCACCAGCCCCGCCAGCAGCCAGGGATCGATGTCCGAGCGCTCCGCCTCGTCCGCCAGGATCTCGCGGTAGGGGAAGGGGAAGACCACGCGCAGCAGCCGAAGGTCCCACGCGCCGCCGCGCATCTCCAGCAGCCGCCGGCCGATGCGGATGGCGTCGACCGTGTGCCCCGCGTCGCGCACCCCCTCCGCGAGGAGAAGGAGAGCATACGGGCGATCGGCGAAGCGGCGCGTCTGCGAATCCATCTCCGCCTTCCACGCCTCCTCCGCGCCCGCGGCCTCCAGCGCGGCCAGGCGCCGGACGACGCCCGCCACCTCGCCGTCGTCGCCCACCGTCACCGCCCAGGCGGCCGGGCGCGCGGCGACGTCCGCCAAGGGGTCCGCGCCCAGCCGGTCGGCCGCGCGGATGGCGTAGTAGTCCACCGGGTCGGCGGCGATGGCGGCGGCGTACATCGCCCGGGCGCGGTCGGCGCGGCCCGCGCGCTCGTGCAGCACGCCGGCCATGTACGCGGCCCGCGCCGTCTCCTCGCCGCGCGGCCAGCGGGCGGCGTAGTCCTCCCACGCCTTCGCGGCGCAGGCGTCGTCGCCCGCCTTCAGGCAGCGGTCGCCCACGCGGTACTGCGCCTCGCGGGCGAAGGGGGATTGAGATGCGGCGGCGCGGCGGTAGCCGGCGATCGCGGCGTCGCGGTCGGACGCGGCGTCGCCCAGCAGGAACCACGCGGATCCCGCGGCCGCCGTCCCCGCGCGGCGCTCGATGAGGCGGCGCAGCGCGGCCACGCCGTCGTCCTCCTCCCCGCGGCGGACGAGCGCGCGGGCGGAGATCAGCTCCGCCTCGGCGGCGCCCTCGCCGTCCAGCTTCTCCGCCGCCTTCAGCGCCCACTCCCGCGCCGGCGCGTAGTCGGCCGCGTCGAACAGCAGGCGGGAGATGCGGAGCAGCGTGGCCCCGTCCGCCGCCGCGCCGCGGGAAAGGGCGACGCGCAGCGCCTTCGCCGCGAGCCCCGGCTTCCCCGCCGATTCGTACGCCGCCGCGCGCGCCACCTGCTCCTCGGCGGAGAGGCCGCCGGGAAGGTCGGCCAGCACTCCCGCCGCGGAGACGCGCACCGCCGGCTCCACCCGCGCGTCCGCCGCCGCCGCGCGCAGCTCGCCGCGCACCTCCGCCGCGCGCTTCTCCCCGGCCAGGATGCGGGCGCGCTGCACCTGCAGCTCGGCGGCGAGCGACGGATCGTCGTCCGCGATGGCCTCCGCCTCGCGCGCCAGCAGCGCGGATGCGCCCGCCCGGTCGCCACGCGCGGAGCGCGAGCGCGCCTCGGCCCGCGCCGCCCACGCCCGCGCCGCGGCCGAGCCGGACGCCGGCGCGGCCACGCCCTCGCCCGCGTCCTCCAGCGCATCGGCGCGGAGCGCGGCCAACCAGTCCGCCACCTCCGGCAGCTCGCCGCCCGCCTTCGCGAACGCCTCCGCCGCCTCGCGGTCGTGGCCGGCCGCGCGCAGCACGCGCCCCAGCCGCGCGTACGCCATCCCCCGGTCGGAGCCGGCGGCGGCGCGCGCGTAGCCGCGGTAGGCGCGGGCGGCGGCGTCCCAGTCGCGCGCGGCCTCTTCCGCGCGGCCCAGCAGCATCAGCCCGGCGCCGCCGTCCTCGCGCGCCAGCCAGTCGCGGCCCTCCAGCAGCCGGCGCACGTGGCTCCAGCCGTCCCACCCCGCCGCGGCGCGCGCGGCCAGCAGGGCCACGGAGGGCGGCAGCTCGTCCGCGTCGTCGCCCGCGAAGTCGCGGATGGCGTTCCACGCGGCCCACGGGCGGCCGTCGTCCAGCCGCGCCTGGGCGGTGCGCGCGGCCACCAGCATCCCCGCGTGCGTCACCGCGCGGAAGGGGTCCAGATCCACCTTCGGCGCCAGCTGCGACATGCGCGGAAAGTCGCGCACGGCATGCGCGGAGCCGCCGAAGACCAGGCCGGCGAGCACGCCCGCGATCCCGGCGCAATGGACGATGTTCAGGGTGTGCTTCATGGGTCCCGCGGTCCTTCGTTGTGCTGCGATCCTGCGTATCCAGGTCCGGCGCACGGGCACGATCCGTTCCCGAACCCGTTGCACGCGAACGGGTTGGGCGATCAGGGCCGATGTGCTGGGGATGAGCAGGGTTCAACCCTCCCCGCCGCCGGATGTTCCCCGCCCCGTTCTCCGTGCGAACCGCCCCGGATCGTGCGGGATGCGATTGCAAGCCGTTGGGAAACAAGGACCTTGTCGCTGGTGGGAGTTCGTGCGGCGGCGGACCGGTCCGCCGCCGCGACCCGGACGAGCGGGCCGATCCGCTTCGCCCTCCGGTTTCCGCGGTGATGCAGACGGTGTAACGCCGCGGTGCATCGAAGCGGCGGATGCGATCTGCCAACTGCCGCCAGGTCGTTGATTTCAGACAACTTGCGATCCGGGCGCGACCGGCGCGGGTGATGCGCTTCCGGGCGGCGGGATGACGGGATCCGGAGAATGGGAGACGAAATGCCGCGGAGGGAAAGATGAACCTGGTCGTCATGCTCGAGGCGAATCCGGACTGGATCATGCTCACCAACGCCATCACCATCAAGATCAGGCACCAGGCGCCCTCGATCCTGATGCTGGCCAACCCGGCCGTCGACCTCGCCGCCGCCGGGCTCACGCAGAACGACACCCTGTTCCTGATCGGGCATGCCGGGCCGGACCAGGCGGGCGACTACACCCCCGAGACCCTCGCGGCCACGCTGCGCGCCCGCAATCTCCCCGGGGACCATCGCTTCATCGTGCTCCCGTCCTCGTGCGAGATCGCGCAGGAGGCGCCGCGCGGGACGTTCATCGCCCGTCTGGTGCTGGCGCTGAGCAAGCTGGAGTACAACCAGGTTTCGGTGACCGGCGCCGTGGGCCTGGCCATCTCCGGCTGGGGGGTGGACCAGGTGGTCGATCCCGCCCAGCGTGCCGCGTACATCGTCGCCGAGGACCGGAGCATCGCCGACAACCAGCCGTTCATCGACGCTGCGGCGGTGCTCGCCAGGGGAATCGACGCGGACTCGAGCTCGGCGACGATCGTGGCGGCGGCGACGGCCATCGCCATGCGGGTGGACTACTTCTACGAGAACCTGGCACTCAGGGCGCACCGGCACCTGCTCCCGCCCGGCACCGGCACCGGCACGCGCACGGCGGCGATGGCGTCGTTCCGCCTGAACCTCTCGGCCGACGCGAACGTAGAGGTTCGCGGCGCAGCAGCCGGGCCCGTGGCCAGGGACGCGCGCCACCGGGCATCGCTGAACCGCAGCCCGCAGGAGGTGCGCGTGCGCCTGCGCGCCAGCGGCCGGGTGGTGCCCGCCACGTACTGGGCATGGGAGCGCGGGGCCGTGCTGCGGATCGAGGCGCCCGGCGACATCTCCACCGCGCCGGCCGTGCTGGGAGGCCCGTGCGCCTCCGTCCGTTTCAGCAACCCCGACTTCGAGCTGGACGTGGCGAGCATCACCCCGGCGTGAGCGTCCTTCGTCCGGACACGCCGGGCATCCGCGGCCGTCTGGCCGGCACGTCGGCGGCGCCAGGCGTGCCGTCGGGCGCCTCGGGCGATCCCCCGCGAAACATCCCGAAGCCGATCGGCCCAGGAGCATCCAACCTGCGGAGCGGATGGGAGATGGGTGCGCTTCGGCGGGTTGACACGACAACCCCGCTTTTATAACTTTGGGGCCGCTCCGGAAACGGGGCGCATTTGTTTGCCCGTGTAGCTCAGTCGGTTAGAGCACCTGACTGTTAATCAGGGGGTCGTAGGTTCGAGTCCTACCGCGGGCGCTGAGATAAGGGAAGGCCCGGCAACGGTTTACGTTGCCGGGCCTTTTCGCGCTTGCACCACAGGAAGAGGTAACGGTGTAACCAGAACCGGTTTGGAGCATGGCCGGATCCGCCGGTCCGGGGGAACGCCGGGCCGCCGGCGGCGTAAACCCTAGGTGCGTCCCGCGCTCTCGCGTGGACGGGCAACTTCAACCCCAGGAGCCAGTTGCGGATTGGATCGCCGGAGATGACCGACACCGCGCGCCTGGCGGCCTGTTCGCGACATCGGCGGACACCCCGGGTCCCGAGCTCCCCGGTGCTCCCCGCGTGCATCGCGCCGCGATGAGGGAGATCGGAATGCGGCGCCTGCTTCGGGCGGCGCTGGCCCTGCTCCTGGCCGCGCCCGCGCTTCATCATCCCCACTCCGCCGCCGCCGCGCAGCACGCCGGCGTCCGGCCGCGCGACGAGGTGTATGCGGCCGCCGCGTCGCACCGCGGCACGTTGGCCCAGGCGCCCGTGCCGAAGCGCGGCGCACAGCCCGCCTCCGGGCCGGACCTCCATCCCCCCGCCTTCATCCCCGCCTCCGCCACGCTGCTCCCCCGGGCCGAAGCGGGCGGGACGCATCTCCGTCCATCTCGCATCCCGGTGCCGCGCAGCGCGAAGCGGCCCGCCTACTACGCCACGGCCCCTCCCCGCTGAAGCGTTGATTGAACCTCCCACCCGCCGGCCGGCGGGTGGACAACGACTTCTGCAGGGAGATGAAGAAGATGATGTCGATGCTCGCGGTGGGCGTCTTTCAGGACGCGCCCCCGCTGGAGGTCGCGATCGCGGTGGTGATCGCGGCGATCTTCGCGTGGGCGCTGTGGATCGGCGCCCGCAGCGGGAAGAATCCTCCGCGGGACCCCGACCAGGCCGGCGAGGGCGGCTCGCCACCCGCCTGACGGACTCACATGCGAAGACGCGAAGGCGTGGAGGGGACCCCCTCCACGCCTTCGCGCAAGCTCCGCCCATGCCGTAGAAGTGATTACCCGGCCGACAGGCCGGGCGCCCACGTCGCCAAGCCGAGCTCACACCCGGGCGGCATCCTGAGCCATCCACGCGGCCGGCGGCACCAGCAACAGGGGGCAAGGCGTCTCACGCGCGATGGCCGCCGACACGCTGCCCAGACCCGATGACGGCGGGGCCGCGCCACGGGTTCCGACCGCCAGCAGATCGGCGGAGTCCGAGGCGGCAAGCCGCAGGATCTCCCCGGCCGGATCCGAGCCGGGACCCAGCCGCTCGTGGATTTCCACGAAGGAGGCATCCCGGGCGCGCGCGCGAGCCCGCTCGACCTCCTCGCGCACCCGCCGCACGGTGTCCTCGCCGGGGTCCGGGGTGACGTGCAGCGCGGTGAGCCGCGCCTTCCCACCCCGCGGGCGCAACGCCGACGCCCACGACAGGGCGACCGACAGCACCCCGCTGGCCGCCTCCGACAGATCGATGGCGGCGATGACCCGCTCCAGGGGCAGGAGCAGTTCCGTGGCCGTGACGAGGCACGGACACGGGGCCGTGCGAACGATGCTCGCCGCGGTGCTCCCCAGCTCTCCCGTCTGCCCGGTGCCGCGCCGGTGAGGCCCGAGAATCACCACGTCCGCACCGACACGGGCAGCCTGCTCCACGATTGCCTCCGCTGGGACGCCGCCGACGACCCGGGCGCTCTCGAGTCCGGGGGCATCCGGCGCGATTTCCCTGAACAGCTCCCTCAGCCTGGACTCGCCACCCGGGACCGGCGCATCCGCGACGTGCACCAGGTGGAGGCTGGCCCCGGCGAGCGTCGCCAGGCGGGCAGCGGTCCGGAGCGCGAACGGGGAAGCCTCGTCGAGGTCCGTGGCGACCAGTACCGATTTCAGCGTCAGAAGCCGCATTGGATCTCCAACGGGAATGCCGCGGTGGCTCAACGGGGGTGGCGCGTCGTTCCGGCAGGTTCCGGGCCCGTCCGTACGCGCACCAGGCAGCGCGGCCACGGTGCGCCCGGACCGTGGCTCATGGGGTCTCGGATCGTCTCGCGCGGCCCTGGGGCCGTATCCAATACCAGATCCGGCGGAAGAATCGGTGCACCTCGCCGAATCACGTGCTGCGGAGATGCGTAGACGATAGTTACAGTTTGGCCGGCCTCAGGATGACGTCGGGTTGATGCGGCGAGGGATGCACGAACTGGATTCCCGGATTCGGCAGGAGAACAGGGGGTTACGCGGATTGCCGGCTGTGGAGGGCCTGGAGGAGCCGGTCTTTCATCGAGGCGGGCATCGGCTCGCGGGGGAGTGCACCGAGCCGGTGGATGGTCTGGCGGATTTCCTGGAGGTAGCGGGTGCAGTTCGCGCATTCCGCGAGGTGCTGTTCGAAGGGCTCCTTCGCACCGGGCGGAAGCGCCTCGTCCAGGTACTCGGTAACGCGCTGCATCACGTCGTCGCAAGCCAGCCGGGTGTCCATGGGCATCATTCTCAAGGATTTACGAGATACGGCGCCAGCGCGTCGCGGACCCTGACCCGCGCCCGGTGGAGCAGCACCCGCTGATTGGACTCGGAGATCTCCAGCATGTTACACACCTCGCCCGGGGTCCACCCTTCCACGTCCCGGAGGACGATCACTTCGCGCTGCTTCGCCGGCAGTGCCCCGATCGCCGCCTCGATGTGCTCCCGCAGCTCATCCGACAGCAGCCAGTCCTCGGGGTTCCTGGCCATGGACGCGGAGCCGGAGAACAGCGGCTCCGCGTCCGGCGGGCAGCCGTCCAGGGGATCGGCCGGGTATGGGGTGCCGCCTCCATCCGCGTCCTCCTGTCCCCGGCCCAGGCTGGACAGCGGGACGAGCCGCGCATCCCGCGTGGCCGAGGTCTTCGCCCGGTTGATCAGGATGCGGAAGATCCACGTCTTCAGCGACGAGCGGCTGCCGAAGCGGTCGATCCCGCCCAGGACCGCCAGCCACGTCTCCTGCACCACCTCCTCCGCCCGCGCACGGCTCCCCACGTAGATCGTCGCGGTCCGCAGCATCGGCGCGTAGTAGCGGTCGAGCACCAGCTCGAACGCGGCCTCGTCGCGCTCGCGAAGCGCCTGCACGAGGAGCTGCTCCTCGCGCGCCGCCTGGAACGACAGGTCCCGGGACGGCGCCCGGGGCGCGGGTGCTTCGTCGGGAACCGGTGCCGAAACCGGGCTCTGCCGAGCCATCACGTGGGGTTCCTCCAGGCGCCTGCGCGCCGGTTGCGTGGATCTCGCCGCCTGCGTGGAGTGCCCCGGGTCCTACCCCCGGCGCACCGGAAGGCTCCCCCTCGCGGGGCTGTAACGGACCGGCCGGCGGCGAGACTGCATGGCGAAAGCAGGGGTGGACCCTGCTGCCGCCCCCGTCGGCCGCCGGCGCTCTGCGCGGACGCCGGTGCCGGGTCGATGACGACCCCGGCGCCGCGGCTTCGCGCATCCATGCGCCGGGGCGCGGAGGCGGCGCGACCCGCTCTCGAAAGGCTCATGCGCTCGATCCTCGCCGTCTCGGACCTGACTCCCGCCTCGGACCGGGCCCTGTCTGCCGCCGCCGTGCTCGCCATCCGCAGCGGTGCCGGGCTCCACGTCGTCCACCCCATGGAGATCGTGGGGATGACGCTGCGGGACGCTCTCCAGGCGGACGTGGGCAGGCGGATCGAGGACGCGAAGTCCGCGCTCGCGCGGCAGGTCCGGCGCGTCGTCCCCGCCGGGCTGGCGCCCGCGAGCTGCGCGCTCGGTTTCAACCAGGCCGGGGATACGGTGCGGGTGCGTGCGCGCGAGGTCGGAGCGGACCTGGTCGTGCTCGGGGCGGGAGATCCGGACACGCCGGGAGGGGTCCGGCACCTCCGCGCGCTCCACGACGCCGCCGGGGCGGCCGCCGCGCCCTGCCTTCTCGTCCGCAACCCGCTCAATCGCCCCTTCATCCGCGTGCTGCTGCCGCTCTCCGCCGCCGAGGTCGGGCAGGGCGTGCTCGCCCACGCGTGCGACTGGCTGAGCTCGCTCGACCCGCCGACCCCCACGGAGCTGCGGGTCCTCCACGTAACGAGCGGACCGCGCGAATGGCGGGAGCTTGCCCCCGAGCTCGATCGCGAGCTCCGCCGGGCGGGCGGCCAGCGCCCGTGGCGGGCCCGGCTGCGGATCCGCCGCAGCATTCGCTGGAACACGGTCCCGCACACGGAGATCCTCCGCGTGGCCGCCGAAGAGACGCCGGATCTCGTGATGCTGGGGCCGGCGGGTGGCGTCGCCAGCTCGGCCGGGTGCCCGGAGGATGCCCGCGCGATCCTCCTCCACCGTCTCCCCTGCTCCGTGCTGGTGCTCCCCGGGACGCTCGCGCCGTGGCCCGACACGGACGGAGCCGGCGCTCCGGCCTCCTCCACGGACCCGGAGATGCCCACGCGGGAGGCGGTGGAGCCCGAGGCGACCATGGAGCTCGCCGCTGCCGGAGACTGATACCGAAGGAGATCGGCAGCGCACGTGCGACTCGCCTATAGATCCTTCGGCCTGCAACCATTCGCGCGAGGGAAATGACAGTGTGGCCGGCCTCAGGATGACGTCCTTTCTATGCGTTTGGGATGCACAGGTGATTGCGGGTATCCGGTATGGCTGCTCCTGCTCGAGGTGAGCCGCGCCGGCCGGATGCAACGTACGGCATCTCCGCGGATGTAACGGATCCGGTTGCCGCGAGACTGCGGGATAGAGCGTCGCCGGTTCCCAGCGCTGGAGCCGGCGGCGTTTCTCCGCCCGCGCCGGAGAGTGGCGGGTGGAACCAGCGGATGAAGGGCAACCGAACCAGGAGGCCGGAGATGATCGCGGACGTGAGGGATCGGCTTGGCAGCGAGCTGGAGCAGCTGTCGCGCCAGCTTACGGACGATATGGAGGCCGAGCTCGGCGGCGCCACCGCCGTGTGCGCCGCCCCGGAGGAGCGGCGGGGGGTGCAGGAAAGGATCCGCCGTCTGGGCCAGCTGGTGGCCGGGCTGGCGGGGCTGGAGTGCGGCGCGCTTCCCATCGACCGGGTGGGCTACGGCTCGTCGGTCGTCCTCCAGAACCTCGATGATCGCCGGCGCGTCTCGTACACGCTGGTCACCGGGGACGTGATCGACCTCGACGAGGACCAGGTGAGCCTCGCCTCGCCCGTCGGCCAGGCGCTCCTGGGCCGCAAGGCCGGCGACCGCGTCTCCGTGCAGACGCCCGCGGGGACGCTGCGCTACCGGATCGTCTCCGTGACGACTCTCCCGCAGATGCTGGGTCTGATCCCGGCGTACGCCTGACGCGCGCGAGGGCTTCCCCGGACCGGGATCGTGGCGGGACGAAGAGGAAGCCGATCCTGCCGGGCCCGGAACGCGGAGAGGCGGATGAACAGCGGGGGCGCCGCCCGGCCCGGGTGGCGCCCCCGCTGTCCTGCTTCGTCCGATGGCGATCAGGCCGCCGGATGCGCGGCGCCGAACAGACACCTCATGCCGTGGCGCGGGCGTCGGGGTTGCGGAACGCCTCCTCTCCCGCGTCCGACACCTCCACCCACTTGGGATCGGGCGCGGCCTCGGCCTCGTAGTTGTCGTGCCAGTTCCACCACTTGTACGTGGGGGTCTGCGGGTAGCCCTCCGGCGAGTCCTCCCAGAGCTCCTGGCGGCCGAGCGGGGTGAGGTCGAGGTAGCTCCAGGTGGTGCCCATCGCCTCGTCGCCGCGGTTGTTGATGAAATAGGTGCGGAAGATCCGGTCGCCGTCGCGGATGAACACGTTGTGGCCGTGCCACTCGTCCACGCCGAAGTCGGCGTCGAAGCTGTCGGTGATGGTGTACCACGGCATCTGCCACCCCATCCGCTCCTTCAGCCGCGCGATGTCCGGCTGCGGCGCGCGCGAGGCGTACGCGAGCGTGGTGTCGCGGGCGTTCAGATGGGCGAGATGCGCGACCTGGTCGGCCCCCAGGGAGCAGCCGCGGCAGGCGTGGTCGGGCCAGCCGAACACCCCGGGCTCGAAGAACGCGCGGTAGACGACCAGCTGGCGGCGGCCCTCGAACAGGTCGAGCAGGCTCGCCGTTCCGCCCGGCCCCTCGAACACGTACTCCTTCTCCACCGCCACCCACGGCATCCGCCGGCGCTCGGCGGCCAGCGCGTCGCGGGCGCGGGTCATGGCCTTCTCCTTCACCAGCAGCTGCTCGCGCGCGGCTTCCCACTCCTGCGGCGAAACGATCGGTGGCGTCTGCATGGCGAGCTCTCCGTCGAGGTGGTTCGCGGGTGATCCGGACATGGTCGTTGCAACCTCCGGTTTGGGCGAGTTGGCGAGCGGCCGCCGCACGCCGGCGGCGAGGGCGGCCCCGCGGCCGCGCATCCGCACGGCGACGGCGGCCAGACCGCCGGTGGAGGTGGCGCCGGCGGCGACCATCGCCAGCGTGGACAGGCATGCGGGGCAGATCATGAATCCTCCAGGCTCTCGGCGATGCGCTTGATGGCCGCGAGCCGCGCATCCCACTCGGCCGCGAGCCGCGAGACCCACCGCGCGGCTTCTTCCAGCCGCCCGGGGCGCACGTGGTAGCGTACCTCGCGGCCGCTGCGCCGCGCGCCTACCAGCCCCGCGCGGCTCAGGACGGACAGGTGCTTGGCGACCGCCGGGCGGCTGACGGGGAGCTGCGCGGCCAGGGTGGTGGCCGTCTCCTCGCCGTGCGCGGCCACCAGGTTCAGCATGCGCCAGCGCGTGGGGTCCGCCATCGCGACGAGGGCGTCGTCCGGCGGAGCCGGCCCGGCGGCGCGGAGGCGCGGGGTCATTCCGCGCCCCTCTCCACGTACTCGCGCAGCTCGTCCAGCTCGGCCGTCCAGCCGTGCTCGTGGCTGCGGACGTACTCGCGCACCCTCGCCTCCGCCATCTCCAGCCCGCGGATCCCGCTCTCCACCATCCGCAGCAGGGTGCCGCCGCCGTCGGGCGCCAGCGTGAACTCCACGAGCGTGTGGTTGCCCGGCTCCGGCTCTTCGTGGCCGCCGCGTATCCAGCGGAACGAGAAGACCGTGGGCGGCTCCACGCGCTCCACGCGGCCGCGCGCGGTGCCGTTCTTCTCCCAGTTGAGGGTGATGGCGCCGCCGGGCCGCAGGTCGA comes from the Longimicrobium sp. genome and includes:
- a CDS encoding RNA polymerase sigma factor, whose product is MARQSPVSAPVPDEAPAPRAPSRDLSFQAAREEQLLVQALRERDEAAFELVLDRYYAPMLRTATIYVGSRARAEEVVQETWLAVLGGIDRFGSRSSLKTWIFRILINRAKTSATRDARLVPLSSLGRGQEDADGGGTPYPADPLDGCPPDAEPLFSGSASMARNPEDWLLSDELREHIEAAIGALPAKQREVIVLRDVEGWTPGEVCNMLEISESNQRVLLHRARVRVRDALAPYLVNP
- a CDS encoding GreA/GreB family elongation factor, with the protein product MRDRLGSELEQLSRQLTDDMEAELGGATAVCAAPEERRGVQERIRRLGQLVAGLAGLECGALPIDRVGYGSSVVLQNLDDRRRVSYTLVTGDVIDLDEDQVSLASPVGQALLGRKAGDRVSVQTPAGTLRYRIVSVTTLPQMLGLIPAYA
- a CDS encoding anti-sigma factor family protein, whose translation is MDTRLACDDVMQRVTEYLDEALPPGAKEPFEQHLAECANCTRYLQEIRQTIHRLGALPREPMPASMKDRLLQALHSRQSA
- a CDS encoding DUF899 domain-containing protein — translated: MSGSPANHLDGELAMQTPPIVSPQEWEAAREQLLVKEKAMTRARDALAAERRRMPWVAVEKEYVFEGPGGTASLLDLFEGRRQLVVYRAFFEPGVFGWPDHACRGCSLGADQVAHLAHLNARDTTLAYASRAPQPDIARLKERMGWQMPWYTITDSFDADFGVDEWHGHNVFIRDGDRIFRTYFINNRGDEAMGTTWSYLDLTPLGRQELWEDSPEGYPQTPTYKWWNWHDNYEAEAAPDPKWVEVSDAGEEAFRNPDARATA
- a CDS encoding lytic transglycosylase domain-containing protein; translated protein: MKHTLNIVHCAGIAGVLAGLVFGGSAHAVRDFPRMSQLAPKVDLDPFRAVTHAGMLVAARTAQARLDDGRPWAAWNAIRDFAGDDADELPPSVALLAARAAAGWDGWSHVRRLLEGRDWLAREDGGAGLMLLGRAEEAARDWDAAARAYRGYARAAAGSDRGMAYARLGRVLRAAGHDREAAEAFAKAGGELPEVADWLAALRADALEDAGEGVAAPASGSAAARAWAARAEARSRSARGDRAGASALLAREAEAIADDDPSLAAELQVQRARILAGEKRAAEVRGELRAAAADARVEPAVRVSAAGVLADLPGGLSAEEQVARAAAYESAGKPGLAAKALRVALSRGAAADGATLLRISRLLFDAADYAPAREWALKAAEKLDGEGAAEAELISARALVRRGEEDDGVAALRRLIERRAGTAAAGSAWFLLGDAASDRDAAIAGYRRAAASQSPFAREAQYRVGDRCLKAGDDACAAKAWEDYAARWPRGEETARAAYMAGVLHERAGRADRARAMYAAAIAADPVDYYAIRAADRLGADPLADVAARPAAWAVTVGDDGEVAGVVRRLAALEAAGAEEAWKAEMDSQTRRFADRPYALLLLAEGVRDAGHTVDAIRIGRRLLEMRGGAWDLRLLRVVFPFPYREILADEAERSDIDPWLLAGLVRQESSFNHEARSWVGATGLSQIMPSTGAWLAPAAGVKSYDPSLLAVPEINLRMGARYLRDQLRRYRGARDLALAAYNAGPGRADRWKSELGYGRDVDAFREKIPFAETREYVKVVIRNAEVYRRLYGPSRSPGLADGER
- a CDS encoding SRPBCC family protein; its protein translation is MIPDQIEREIRIAASMERVWAALTEAKHLGTWFGDAGATIDLRPGGAITLNWEKNGTARGRVERVEPPTVFSFRWIRGGHEEPEPGNHTLVEFTLAPDGGGTLLRMVESGIRGLEMAEARVREYVRSHEHGWTAELDELREYVERGAE
- a CDS encoding universal stress protein, translating into MRSILAVSDLTPASDRALSAAAVLAIRSGAGLHVVHPMEIVGMTLRDALQADVGRRIEDAKSALARQVRRVVPAGLAPASCALGFNQAGDTVRVRAREVGADLVVLGAGDPDTPGGVRHLRALHDAAGAAAAPCLLVRNPLNRPFIRVLLPLSAAEVGQGVLAHACDWLSSLDPPTPTELRVLHVTSGPREWRELAPELDRELRRAGGQRPWRARLRIRRSIRWNTVPHTEILRVAAEETPDLVMLGPAGGVASSAGCPEDARAILLHRLPCSVLVLPGTLAPWPDTDGAGAPASSTDPEMPTREAVEPEATMELAAAGD
- a CDS encoding universal stress protein, with amino-acid sequence MRLLTLKSVLVATDLDEASPFALRTAARLATLAGASLHLVHVADAPVPGGESRLRELFREIAPDAPGLESARVVGGVPAEAIVEQAARVGADVVILGPHRRGTGQTGELGSTAASIVRTAPCPCLVTATELLLPLERVIAAIDLSEAASGVLSVALSWASALRPRGGKARLTALHVTPDPGEDTVRRVREEVERARARARDASFVEIHERLGPGSDPAGEILRLAASDSADLLAVGTRGAAPPSSGLGSVSAAIARETPCPLLLVPPAAWMAQDAARV
- a CDS encoding metalloregulator ArsR/SmtB family transcription factor; this translates as MTPRLRAAGPAPPDDALVAMADPTRWRMLNLVAAHGEETATTLAAQLPVSRPAVAKHLSVLSRAGLVGARRSGREVRYHVRPGRLEEAARWVSRLAAEWDARLAAIKRIAESLEDS